A single Vigna radiata var. radiata cultivar VC1973A chromosome 8, Vradiata_ver6, whole genome shotgun sequence DNA region contains:
- the LOC106770255 gene encoding uncharacterized protein LOC106770255, translating into MDVDTRSDATRHTDSSDLKKKYSLRTHVGNLAGLINLGKKLKTIKREAFQKRYGNLLNLMEVEVQIPAITALAQYYDSPLRCFTFQDFQLAPTIEEFEHILGLPLEGTTPYQHLEHHASIPTIAALMKLHPKELEDRMMMRNQLHGLSQGYLEQYLHHLVDKEDWETFMDVLALTIYGIVLFPKIEEFVDYAAIDVFVARRTRSENPVTAVLADVYGTLSFCQERKGKKILCCLPXLYTWMTARVFKEMVDVRSLSETLSRQGLKDKGGNDWARFFAGLNEKSIKWRLPWLGNKLPIQHRGNFPNVPLIGARYCINYNPLLVQRQFGHPMRGAPSPDYLATLFIYYEDGHFIELLRKVKSAWENVIRAEKDSRIGVVDSRVSYRTWILERVKVIKLPFRPTNSQSVSEEPSQAPENEEVKQLKAEMEKLKVKNARLENELQKARNDLVDMRNDNEEKSRAYENIVKSQKAERDFTFRVKQDLAAASKELSMRALNHSLQQLPGCTNLFLPGISWISTTLSSARFCFSFS; encoded by the exons ATGGATGTTGACACAAGATCCGACGCCACACGACACACTGACTCTTCCGATTTAAAAAAGAAGTATAGTCTAAGGACCCATGTTGGAAATTTGGCCGGACTGATAAACTTGGGCAAAAAGCTCAAGACCATAAAAAGGGAGGCCTTTCAAAAAAGATATGGAAATTTGCTGAATTTAATGGAGGTTGAAGTACAAATACCTGCTATCACAGCCTTGGCCCAATATTATGATTCCCCGCTTCGATGTTTCACGTTTCAAGACTTTCAGTTGGCGCCAACTATAGAGGAGTTCGAGCATATTTTGGGTTTGCCATTGGAGGGTACTACTCCCTACCAACATTTAGAACACCATGCCTCTATACCCACCATCGCTGCCCTCATGAAACTACATCCCAAGGAGCTGGAAGACAGGATGATGATGAGAAATCAATTGCACGGGTTGTCACAAGGATATTTGGAGCAATATTTACATCACCTGGTTGATAAGGAGGATTGGGAAACCTTCATGGATGTTTTAGCCCTCACTATATACGGCATTGTCTTGTTTCCTAAAATAGAAGAATTTGTGGATTACGCCGCAATAGACGTCTTCGTAGCAAGAAGAACAAGGTCAGAAAATCCTGTAACAGCGGTTCTTGCAGATGTGTATGGGACCTTGAGTTTTTGCCAggagagaaagggaaagaagatTCTTTGCTGTTTACCAGNGCTGTATACATGGATGACAGCGCGCGTGTTCAAGGAGATGGTTGACGTCAGGAGTCTGTCGGAGACTTTGTCACGCCAAGGGCTAAAAGATAAGGGAGGAAACGACTGGGCCCGTTTCTTTGCTGGCTTGAatgaaaaaagtataaaatggCGTCTTCCTTGGCTCGGAAATAAACTGCCTATACAGCACCGTGGTAACTTTCCTAATGTTCCTCTTATAGGTGCCCGGTACTGTATTAACTACAACCCCCTGCTAGTGCAAAGACAATTTGGGCACCCCATGAGAGGAGCGCCTTCACCAGATTACCTTGCTACCCTATTCATTTATTACGAAGATGGGCATTTCATCGAACTGTTAAGAAAGGTTAAAAGTGCCTGGGAAAATGTTATTCGAGCAGAAAAAGACTCGAGGATCGGAGTGGTGGATAGTAGGGTTAGTTATCGTACTTGGATTCTGGAGAGGGTGAAAGTAATTAAGTTGCCTTTCAGGCCAACCAACAGTCAATCAGTCAGTGAAGAACCATCCCAAGCCCCAGAGAATGAAGAAGTGAAACAATTGAAGGCTGAGATGGAGAAATTGAAGGTGAAGAATGCTAGACTGGAAAACGAATTACAGAAGGCGCGTAATGATCTTGTGGATATGAGGaatgataatgaagaaaaatcaCGGGCTTATGAGAATATTGTCAAAAGCCAGAAGGCTGAGAGGGATTTTACATTCCGAGTAAAGCAAGATCTTGCGGCTGCGAGCAAGGAATTATCCATGAGG GCACTCAATCACTCCTTGCAGCAACTTCCTGGCTGCACCAATCTGTTTCTGCCAGGAATTAGTTGGATCAGCACTACTCTCTCAAGTGCCAGGTTCTGCTTCTCATTTTCCTAA